One window of the Manihot esculenta cultivar AM560-2 chromosome 14, M.esculenta_v8, whole genome shotgun sequence genome contains the following:
- the LOC110630962 gene encoding probable E3 ubiquitin-protein ligase RHY1A has translation MAGMLPGVESARRRRFHHSSGDSPGGAAAFGSTRRSSFCLYTSNHEISHLSVSSLQRSTQAYEEKKVGGLARAARQAKERLDERLRTQRNSASKRHDTTRSLRGEESRAMAAGELQAEVFGSKKNNGSNRKFSWAKLSWKASEQDECTICLERFKSGETLVHLPCAHRFHCKCLVPWLQNNAHCPCCRMEIHVQFS, from the exons ATGGCTGGTATGTTACCTGGTGTTGAAAGTGCTCGTCGGAGACGGTTCCATCATAGCAGCGGAGATTCACCTGGCGGTGCCGCTGCCTTTGGCTCGACAAGAAGGTCCTCTTTTTGCTTGTACACAAGCAACCATGAAATTTCTCATCTTTCAGTCTCTTCTCTG caaagaaGCACCCAGGCATATGAAGAAAAGAAGGTGGGAGGACTGGCAAGAGCAGCAAGGCAAGCCAAGGAGAGATTAGATGAGAGGCTAAGAACACAGAGGAATTCTGCATCCAAaag GCATGATACCACAAGAAGCTTGAGGGGTGAAGAAAGCAGAGCAATGGCAGCAGGAGAATTGCAGGCAGAGGTGTTTggttcaaagaaaaataatggaTCTAATAGGAAGTTCAGTTGGGCCAAATTGAGCTGGAAAGCCAGTGAACAAGATGAGTGCACCATTTGTCTTGAAAGGTTCAAGTCTGGTGAGACCCTGGTGCACCTCCCATGTGCACATAGGTTCCACTGCAAATGCTTGGTGCCTTGGCTACAGAATAATGCTCATTGCCCTTGTTGCAGAATGGAAATTCATGTCCaattttcataa
- the LOC110600515 gene encoding uncharacterized protein LOC110600515 produces the protein MEESKPSSTPPSSSPSSLKQKLKLRYPFFLSSSFRRTNPTDSSSPSVPDASQSSKLLRTTSAGIKSRAHDKCKNFISRIGRNGQAQPQEAQGHGYGRGHRRRHSVSADFRYDAMSYALNFDEGNDESPENDFRLRSFSSRLPQSPKREIECS, from the coding sequence ATGGAAGAAAGCAAACCTAGCAGCACTCCTCcgtcttcttctccatcttctcttAAACAAAAGCTTAAACTCAGATACCCTTTTTTCTTATCCTCTTCCTTTCGCAGAACCAATCCCACTGATTCCTCTTCACCTTCTGTCCCCGATGCTTCCCAATCTTCTAAACTCCTCCGCACGACCTCCGCCGGGATTAAGTCCCGTGCCCACGATAAGTGTAAGAACTTCATTTCTCGTATTGGCCGAAATGGACAAGCACAACCACAAGAAGCACAAGGGCATGGGTATGGTCGCGGCCACCGCCGGCGTCACTCTGTCTCTGCAGATTTCCGGTATGATGCTATGAGCTACGCTTTGAATTTTGATGAAGGCAACGATGAGAGCCCCGAAAATGATTTTCGCTTAAGAAGTTTCTCGTCCAGATTGCCACAGTCTCCGAAGAGGGAGATCGAGTGCAGTTGA